A stretch of the Haloarcula ordinaria genome encodes the following:
- a CDS encoding GNAT family N-acetyltransferase has translation MQIREATADELPAVMNVLDGAMLEVGVETVRAGIEGDGTLVAVPEDGDRILGAVVLDGDQVVAVAVRRGRRSQGIGGTLLEAAADRRTRLIAEFDADLREFYEGLGFDTERLGESGRWRGTR, from the coding sequence ATGCAGATACGCGAGGCGACCGCCGACGAGTTGCCCGCCGTGATGAACGTCCTCGACGGCGCGATGCTCGAGGTCGGCGTCGAGACGGTCCGGGCAGGTATCGAGGGCGACGGGACGCTGGTCGCCGTCCCGGAGGACGGCGACCGAATCCTCGGGGCAGTAGTCCTGGACGGCGATCAGGTCGTCGCCGTGGCCGTCCGGCGCGGGCGTCGGAGCCAGGGCATCGGGGGTACACTCCTCGAGGCTGCCGCCGACCGTCGCACGCGACTCATCGCCGAGTTCGACGCCGACCTGCGGGAGTTCTACGAGGGGCTCGGTTTCGACACCGAGCGACTGGGCGAATCGGGTCGCTGGCGCGGGACGCGCTAG
- the samp2 gene encoding ubiquitin-like small modifier protein SAMP2: protein MHVTVEVAGEDTHEVDVAEDATYADLLAPIDLSPHEVSVLVEDRPVPTDQPVETDHVRVVRLIKGG from the coding sequence ATGCACGTCACGGTCGAGGTGGCCGGCGAGGACACCCACGAGGTCGACGTCGCTGAGGACGCCACCTACGCCGACCTGCTGGCACCCATCGACCTCTCGCCCCACGAGGTGTCGGTGCTGGTCGAGGACCGTCCCGTCCCCACCGACCAGCCGGTCGAGACCGACCACGTCAGAGTGGTTCGGCTCATCAAAGGCGGGTAG
- a CDS encoding replication factor C small subunit, whose translation MSEADGQSRAGREEVWIEKYRPQTLDDVMGHENIVGRLQSYVSRNDLSHMLFSGPAGTGKTTCATAIARELYGEDWREHFLELNASDERGIDVVRDRIKNFARTSFGGHEYRIIFLDEADALTSDAQSALRRTMEQFSNNVRFILSCNYSSQIIDPIQSRCAVFRFSPLADDAVESEIRHIAAEEDIEITDDGLDALVYAAGGDMRKAINGLQAASVSGDVVDEEAVYAITSTARPEEIHDMVQSALDGDFTASRATLDRLLTDEGIAGGDIIDQLHRSIWEFDIEDRDAVAVLERVGETDYRITRGANERIQLEAMLASLAPDQ comes from the coding sequence ATGAGCGAGGCCGACGGCCAGTCGCGGGCGGGACGCGAGGAAGTCTGGATCGAGAAGTACCGCCCGCAGACCCTCGACGACGTGATGGGCCACGAGAACATCGTCGGGCGACTGCAGAGCTACGTGTCGCGCAACGACCTGAGCCACATGCTCTTCTCGGGGCCGGCCGGCACCGGGAAGACCACCTGTGCGACCGCCATCGCCCGCGAACTGTACGGCGAGGACTGGCGCGAGCACTTCCTCGAACTCAACGCCTCCGACGAGCGCGGCATCGACGTGGTCCGGGACCGAATCAAGAACTTCGCGCGGACGAGCTTCGGCGGCCACGAGTACCGGATCATCTTCCTCGACGAGGCAGACGCCCTCACTTCTGACGCCCAGTCAGCACTCCGCCGGACGATGGAGCAGTTCTCGAACAACGTCCGCTTTATCCTCTCGTGTAACTACTCCAGTCAGATCATCGACCCCATCCAGTCGCGGTGTGCGGTCTTCCGCTTCTCGCCGCTCGCGGACGACGCCGTCGAGAGCGAGATTCGCCACATCGCCGCCGAAGAGGACATCGAAATCACCGACGACGGTCTCGACGCACTCGTTTACGCGGCCGGCGGCGACATGCGAAAGGCCATCAACGGCCTCCAGGCGGCCTCTGTTAGCGGCGACGTGGTCGACGAGGAGGCGGTGTACGCTATCACCTCGACTGCGCGCCCGGAGGAGATTCACGACATGGTCCAGTCGGCGCTCGACGGCGACTTCACCGCTTCTCGGGCGACGCTCGACCGTCTGCTGACCGACGAGGGTATCGCCGGCGGCGACATCATCGACCAGCTCCACCGCTCCATCTGGGAGTTCGACATCGAGGACCGGGACGCGGTGGCGGTGCTCGAACGGGTCGGCGAGACCGACTACCGGATTACACGCGGCGCGAACGAGCGCATCCAGCTCGAGGCGATGCTCGCGTCGCTGGCACCCGACCAGTAG
- a CDS encoding archaellin/type IV pilin N-terminal domain-containing protein — MYREHSADGRDDRGQVGIGTLIVFIAMVLVAAIAAGVLINTAGFLQSSAQATGQEASDSTTNRVQVVSTTADHFTTDDEVGVVNVTVKAGPGSGNVDLDTATVQWVGPTGSYYQLASGGASGNPDGRFLVSTIQDDDGSQPVLNDPEDRFKITLDIGDSDLDQTDDNEDTFGEAISGGETATIRITTASGATTEKRIVVPQTLSGESSVLL, encoded by the coding sequence ATATATCGTGAGCACTCGGCCGACGGGCGCGACGACCGCGGGCAGGTCGGCATCGGGACGCTCATCGTGTTTATCGCGATGGTACTCGTCGCGGCCATCGCTGCCGGGGTGCTCATCAACACCGCCGGCTTCCTCCAGAGTTCGGCGCAGGCGACGGGACAGGAGGCCAGCGACTCGACGACGAACCGGGTTCAGGTCGTCAGTACGACGGCCGACCACTTCACGACCGACGACGAGGTCGGCGTGGTCAACGTCACGGTGAAGGCCGGCCCGGGGTCGGGGAACGTCGACCTGGACACGGCGACGGTCCAGTGGGTCGGCCCGACCGGCTCCTACTACCAGCTCGCGTCGGGCGGTGCCTCCGGGAACCCCGACGGCCGGTTCCTGGTCTCGACCATCCAGGACGACGACGGGTCCCAGCCGGTGCTCAACGACCCCGAAGACCGCTTCAAAATAACGCTCGACATCGGGGATAGCGACCTCGATCAGACGGACGACAACGAGGACACCTTCGGAGAAGCCATCTCGGGGGGCGAGACGGCGACCATCCGCATCACGACGGCGTCCGGGGCGACCACCGAGAAGCGCATCGTCGTCCCACAGACCCTCTCCGGGGAATCGTCGGTCCTGCTGTAG
- the alaS gene encoding alanine--tRNA ligase: protein MSDLEEAYRLDYFDEAGFTRQECVSCGDMFWARVERDTCGEPPCEEYGFIDNPGFDEAFSLSEMREVFLSFFEERDHTRIDPYPVAANRWRDDVLLTQASIYDFQPLVTSGTTPPPANPLCISQPCIRMQDIDNVGKTGRHTMAFEMMAHHAFNAKEDIEDPEQYAYEGEVYWKDETVQYCVELFEELDADISDLTLIEDPWVGGGNAGPAFEVIYRGAELATLVFMSLEQDPDGEYEMKDGNRYSEMDTYIVDTGYGLERWTWMSQGTPTVYEAVYPDTIAFLKDNAGIELTDEEEAIVHQAAKLAGRMDIDEAEDIEQERGTIAETVGVDTDELVELMEPLEDIYAIADHCRTLAYMLGDGIVPSNVGTGYLARMVLRRTKRLVDGVGVDAPLDELVDMQADRLDYENRDTIRDIVRTEVEKYRETLDRGGRRVRQLADEYAQRGEAIPLEELVELYDSHGIQPNMVEDIAAEKGVDVDVPDNFYSVVAERHGGGDFPGEEQGVPYADRIVELPETDRLYYDDQQRTEFEAVVLEVFDREDGDFDVVLDQTMFYPEGGGQPPDHGTLSTDDVTAEVSDVQRYDGVIVHTCDTDPGKGEFARGQVDAQRRKRLMQHHTATHIVIHSARQVLGEHVRQAGAQKGVDSSRIDVSHYASVTREQVKEIERLANDLVQDNVTVSQQWPDRNEAEEKHGFDLYQGGIPAGEQIRLIQVADDIQACGGTHVARTGDIGTIKVLGTERVQDGVIRITFAAGNAALEATQTTEDALYEAADVLDVAPPEVPETAARFFDEWKARGKEIETLKEQLAEARASGGADAEEVEVGDATAVVQRIDADMDELRAQANAVTEQGDIAVLGSGLDGAQFVVSVPEGVDVDAGEVVGELAGRVGGGGGGPPDFAQGGGPDADALDDALAAAPEILRSVANV, encoded by the coding sequence ATGAGCGACCTCGAGGAAGCCTACCGCCTCGACTACTTCGACGAGGCCGGATTCACCCGACAGGAGTGTGTCTCCTGTGGGGATATGTTCTGGGCGCGCGTCGAGCGCGACACCTGCGGCGAACCACCCTGCGAGGAGTACGGGTTCATCGACAACCCCGGGTTCGACGAGGCCTTTTCCCTCTCGGAGATGCGCGAGGTGTTCCTCTCGTTTTTCGAGGAGCGCGACCACACCCGTATCGACCCCTACCCCGTCGCGGCGAACCGCTGGCGTGACGACGTCCTGTTGACGCAGGCCTCTATCTACGACTTCCAGCCCCTGGTTACCTCCGGGACGACGCCGCCGCCGGCGAACCCGCTGTGTATCAGCCAGCCCTGCATCCGGATGCAGGACATCGACAACGTGGGCAAGACCGGCCGGCACACGATGGCCTTCGAGATGATGGCCCACCACGCGTTCAACGCCAAGGAAGACATCGAGGACCCCGAGCAGTACGCCTACGAAGGTGAGGTGTACTGGAAGGACGAGACGGTACAGTACTGCGTCGAGCTGTTCGAGGAACTGGACGCGGACATCTCGGACCTGACCCTTATCGAGGACCCGTGGGTGGGCGGCGGCAACGCGGGCCCCGCCTTCGAGGTCATCTACCGCGGCGCGGAGCTGGCGACGCTCGTCTTCATGTCCTTAGAGCAGGACCCCGACGGGGAGTACGAGATGAAAGACGGCAACCGGTACTCCGAGATGGACACCTACATCGTCGACACCGGCTACGGGCTGGAGCGGTGGACCTGGATGTCTCAGGGTACACCGACGGTGTACGAGGCCGTCTACCCCGACACCATCGCCTTCCTCAAGGACAACGCCGGCATCGAACTCACCGACGAGGAGGAGGCCATCGTCCACCAGGCCGCGAAACTGGCCGGCCGGATGGACATCGACGAGGCCGAGGACATCGAACAGGAGCGGGGCACCATCGCCGAGACCGTCGGCGTCGACACCGACGAACTGGTCGAGTTGATGGAGCCGCTGGAGGACATCTACGCTATCGCCGACCACTGCCGCACCCTCGCCTACATGCTCGGCGACGGCATCGTCCCCTCGAACGTCGGCACGGGCTACCTGGCCCGGATGGTGCTCCGGCGAACCAAGCGCCTGGTCGACGGCGTCGGCGTCGACGCGCCGCTGGACGAGCTCGTCGACATGCAGGCCGACCGCCTGGACTACGAGAACCGCGACACCATCCGCGACATCGTCCGGACGGAGGTCGAGAAGTACCGCGAGACGCTCGACCGGGGTGGTCGCCGCGTCCGCCAGCTGGCCGACGAGTACGCCCAGCGCGGCGAGGCGATTCCGCTCGAGGAGCTGGTCGAGCTGTACGACTCCCACGGCATCCAGCCGAACATGGTCGAGGACATCGCCGCCGAGAAGGGGGTCGACGTCGACGTCCCGGACAACTTCTACTCGGTGGTCGCCGAGCGCCACGGCGGCGGCGACTTCCCCGGCGAGGAACAGGGGGTCCCCTACGCCGACCGCATCGTCGAGCTGCCCGAGACCGACCGGCTGTACTACGACGACCAGCAGCGCACCGAGTTCGAGGCCGTCGTCCTGGAGGTGTTCGACCGCGAGGACGGCGACTTCGACGTGGTCCTCGACCAGACGATGTTCTACCCCGAGGGCGGTGGCCAGCCGCCGGACCACGGGACGCTCTCGACCGACGACGTCACTGCCGAGGTGTCCGACGTCCAGCGCTACGACGGCGTCATCGTCCACACCTGCGACACGGACCCCGGCAAGGGCGAGTTCGCCCGCGGGCAGGTCGACGCCCAGCGGCGCAAGCGCCTGATGCAACATCACACGGCGACCCACATCGTCATCCACAGCGCCCGCCAGGTGCTGGGCGAGCACGTCCGGCAGGCCGGGGCCCAGAAGGGCGTCGACTCCTCGCGAATCGACGTCAGCCACTACGCCTCGGTGACCCGCGAGCAGGTCAAGGAGATCGAGCGGCTGGCCAACGACCTCGTCCAGGACAACGTCACGGTGAGCCAGCAGTGGCCCGACCGCAACGAGGCAGAGGAGAAACACGGCTTCGACCTCTACCAGGGTGGTATCCCCGCCGGCGAGCAGATACGCCTCATCCAGGTCGCCGACGACATCCAGGCCTGTGGGGGGACCCACGTCGCCCGGACCGGCGACATCGGGACCATCAAAGTGCTCGGGACCGAGCGGGTCCAAGACGGCGTCATCCGCATCACGTTCGCGGCCGGCAACGCGGCCCTGGAAGCCACCCAGACGACCGAGGACGCGCTGTACGAGGCCGCCGACGTGCTCGACGTCGCGCCGCCGGAGGTCCCGGAGACCGCGGCGCGCTTCTTCGACGAGTGGAAGGCCCGCGGCAAGGAGATCGAGACGCTCAAGGAGCAACTCGCCGAGGCCCGTGCCTCCGGGGGCGCCGACGCCGAGGAGGTCGAGGTCGGCGACGCGACGGCGGTCGTCCAGCGCATCGACGCCGACATGGACGAACTGCGGGCCCAGGCCAACGCCGTCACCGAGCAGGGCGACATCGCAGTGCTGGGTTCGGGACTGGACGGCGCGCAGTTCGTCGTCTCGGTGCCCGAGGGCGTCGACGTCGACGCCGGCGAAGTGGTCGGCGAACTCGCCGGCCGCGTCGGCGGTGGCGGTGGCGGGCCGCCGGACTTCGCACAGGGCGGCGGTCCCGACGCCGACGCGCTGGACGACGCGCTCGCGGCCGCCCCCGAGATTCTGCGGTCGGTCGCGAACGTCTGA
- a CDS encoding cation:proton antiporter → MSGATSLIGAVVIVAAIGVGAQLLADRLKVPSVAFLLLGGVLVGPQVLGLVSPSVFGQAGLQAIVGLSVGIIVFEGAFHLTTERVREASREALGLVTVGALVSLVGTALAVRFVFGTTWPVAVLVGSLLIATGPTVITPIMNVVPVRERVAAALETEGIINDVNAAILAVATFEFVVADSSSPLVVVEAFVARLAAGVFVGVVVGGGVALLLRRVTLSEDNAPENARLVVLVGALVAYALGSTLLSEAGIAAVAAAGVVLGNADIPHEDTVAEFKGGITLLVLSFVFVVLAALLSLEDLQTLGLGGLVAVVTVVALVRLLGVFLSTVGGTLSVRERLFVGALGPRGIIPASVATLFAIELRPTNPTAATTLVGTVFFVIFATVIFQGGLARHIAQRLDILPMQTLIVGAGRVGLELADRFEARGEEVVLIDSDPETVERVRTAGHRVVDGDATAAAVLERAGADRAGVVVAATADDDVNLLVAQLATTRFGVDTVVARANQPDNVEAFEDLDVETISAGFAVADAMDDAIERPALAHWLSDAAKTGDVLEVELGNDVLTDRPLSSVTEDLPQGCLVAMVSRSGTDTVPDGDFVLQKGDHLTLVCETNEAMRTVRRLCQSG, encoded by the coding sequence GTGTCGGGCGCTACATCACTCATCGGGGCGGTCGTCATCGTCGCGGCTATCGGTGTCGGCGCGCAGCTGCTCGCCGACCGCCTCAAGGTCCCGAGCGTCGCGTTCCTGCTGCTCGGTGGCGTCCTCGTCGGGCCACAGGTCCTGGGCCTCGTCAGCCCGTCGGTGTTCGGACAGGCCGGCCTCCAGGCCATCGTCGGTCTCAGCGTCGGTATCATCGTCTTCGAGGGGGCGTTCCACCTGACGACTGAACGCGTCAGAGAGGCCTCACGGGAGGCGCTGGGCCTGGTCACCGTCGGCGCACTCGTCTCGCTCGTCGGCACTGCCCTCGCGGTCCGGTTCGTGTTCGGGACGACGTGGCCGGTGGCCGTCCTCGTCGGCTCGCTGCTCATCGCGACCGGGCCGACCGTCATCACACCCATCATGAACGTCGTCCCGGTCCGCGAGCGAGTCGCGGCGGCCCTGGAGACGGAAGGCATCATCAACGACGTCAACGCCGCGATTCTCGCGGTCGCGACCTTCGAGTTCGTCGTCGCCGACTCGTCGTCCCCGCTGGTCGTCGTCGAGGCGTTCGTCGCCCGCCTGGCCGCCGGCGTATTCGTCGGCGTCGTCGTCGGCGGCGGGGTCGCGCTCCTGTTGCGCCGGGTCACGCTCTCTGAGGACAACGCGCCGGAAAACGCCCGGCTGGTGGTCCTCGTCGGCGCGCTCGTCGCCTACGCGCTCGGCAGCACGCTCCTCTCTGAGGCGGGCATCGCCGCCGTCGCCGCCGCCGGCGTCGTCCTCGGCAACGCCGACATCCCCCACGAGGACACCGTCGCGGAGTTCAAGGGCGGCATCACGCTGCTCGTCCTCTCCTTTGTCTTCGTCGTGCTCGCAGCGCTGCTCTCGCTCGAAGATCTCCAGACGCTCGGACTCGGCGGCCTCGTCGCGGTCGTGACCGTCGTCGCGCTCGTTCGACTGCTGGGCGTGTTCCTCTCGACGGTCGGCGGCACGCTGTCGGTCCGCGAGCGGCTCTTCGTCGGCGCACTCGGACCACGCGGTATCATCCCGGCCAGCGTGGCGACCCTGTTCGCGATCGAACTGCGGCCGACGAACCCGACCGCCGCGACGACGCTCGTCGGCACCGTCTTCTTCGTCATCTTCGCGACCGTCATCTTTCAAGGGGGTCTGGCAAGACACATTGCACAGCGGCTCGACATCCTCCCCATGCAGACGCTCATCGTCGGTGCTGGACGAGTCGGCCTGGAGCTGGCCGACCGCTTCGAGGCCCGCGGCGAGGAGGTGGTCCTGATAGATTCCGACCCAGAGACGGTCGAGCGGGTCCGCACGGCGGGCCACCGCGTCGTCGACGGCGACGCCACCGCAGCGGCGGTCCTGGAACGAGCCGGCGCCGACCGGGCGGGCGTGGTCGTCGCCGCGACCGCCGACGACGACGTGAACCTGCTCGTCGCACAGCTCGCGACGACCCGCTTTGGCGTCGACACCGTCGTCGCCCGGGCGAACCAGCCCGACAACGTCGAAGCCTTCGAGGACCTCGACGTCGAGACCATCTCGGCGGGCTTCGCCGTCGCGGACGCCATGGACGACGCCATCGAGCGACCGGCGCTCGCCCACTGGCTGTCCGACGCCGCCAAGACCGGCGACGTCCTCGAAGTCGAACTGGGGAACGACGTGCTCACCGACCGCCCCCTCTCGTCGGTGACCGAGGACCTGCCCCAGGGCTGTCTGGTCGCGATGGTGAGTCGCAGCGGGACCGACACGGTGCCGGACGGCGATTTCGTCCTCCAGAAGGGGGACCACCTGACGCTCGTCTGTGAGACCAACGAGGCGATGCGGACCGTGCGACGGCTCTGTCAGTCCGGGTGA
- a CDS encoding alpha/beta fold hydrolase, with protein sequence MPTTTNRGVSLHYEAEGDGPCVAFVGDVGYGAWLWGWHYDALPAFETLVWDLRGTGDSDAPAGPYTVGTLAADLEAVLSDHGVGSVHLVGAGLGGMVALQYAHRYNRARTLTLYCTAASGSDVDADALADLSLDNGSDASLEGAFSEAFRTADPDLLDRISEWRRADDATGDAFEAQAASMTEFDAPPLYEVTLPTEVYYGVDDPVVPASAAEALGADLPRGTATAVEGRHCCYVEHATVVTDRLVSFLDEHTDRE encoded by the coding sequence ATGCCGACCACCACGAACCGCGGCGTCTCACTGCACTACGAAGCTGAGGGCGACGGGCCATGTGTTGCCTTCGTGGGTGACGTCGGGTACGGCGCCTGGCTGTGGGGCTGGCACTACGACGCCCTGCCGGCGTTCGAGACGCTCGTCTGGGACCTGCGCGGGACCGGCGACTCGGACGCGCCGGCGGGTCCCTACACCGTCGGGACGCTGGCGGCCGACCTCGAAGCGGTCCTCTCGGACCACGGGGTCGGTTCGGTCCACCTCGTCGGTGCGGGACTCGGCGGGATGGTTGCCCTCCAGTACGCTCACCGGTACAACCGCGCGCGGACGCTGACGCTGTACTGTACCGCCGCGTCTGGAAGCGACGTGGACGCCGACGCGCTCGCCGACCTGTCGTTGGACAACGGTTCGGACGCCTCGCTCGAGGGCGCGTTCTCCGAGGCGTTCCGGACCGCTGACCCCGACCTGCTGGACCGAATCTCGGAGTGGCGACGCGCGGACGACGCCACGGGCGACGCCTTCGAGGCCCAGGCCGCCTCGATGACGGAGTTCGACGCACCGCCGCTGTACGAGGTCACGCTACCGACCGAGGTGTACTACGGCGTCGACGACCCGGTGGTGCCGGCGAGTGCTGCCGAGGCCCTGGGCGCGGACCTCCCCCGGGGGACCGCCACCGCCGTCGAGGGCCGCCACTGCTGTTACGTCGAGCACGCGACCGTCGTCACCGACCGACTCGTGTCGTTCCTGGACGAACACACGGATCGAGAATGA
- a CDS encoding type 1 glutamine amidotransferase, whose amino-acid sequence MSLRIALLNAAHDGEENRRNFRRELDADLVEYDVTERELPDTVAFDACLVTGSRASVYWDEPWIAALTEWVRDAIDRGLPFLGVCFGHQLLAHALGGRVEPMDDYEIGYRTVEHDGENELLAGVDDEFTVFTTHSDTVAELPPDATQFAENDYGVHGFRKGHVFAVQFHPEYDAETAREIAASKDQLADERVERVLADITEANYRAACEAKRLFENFTEYVRTTQRGVGDELTAGAADGVVASDDD is encoded by the coding sequence ATGAGTCTCCGCATCGCCCTGCTGAACGCAGCCCACGACGGCGAGGAGAACCGCCGGAACTTCCGGCGGGAACTCGACGCCGACCTCGTGGAATACGACGTCACCGAACGCGAACTGCCCGACACCGTCGCGTTCGACGCGTGTCTGGTGACGGGCTCGCGGGCGTCGGTCTACTGGGACGAGCCGTGGATCGCGGCCCTGACCGAGTGGGTCCGCGACGCCATCGACCGCGGGCTACCGTTCCTGGGCGTGTGTTTCGGCCACCAGCTCCTCGCGCACGCGCTGGGCGGTCGCGTCGAGCCGATGGACGACTACGAGATCGGCTATCGGACCGTCGAACACGACGGCGAGAACGAGCTGCTGGCCGGTGTCGACGACGAGTTTACCGTCTTCACCACCCACTCGGACACCGTCGCCGAACTGCCGCCGGACGCGACCCAGTTCGCCGAGAACGACTACGGCGTCCACGGCTTCCGAAAGGGCCACGTCTTCGCCGTGCAGTTCCACCCCGAGTACGACGCCGAGACGGCTCGCGAAATCGCCGCGAGCAAGGACCAGCTGGCCGACGAGCGGGTCGAGCGCGTCCTCGCCGACATCACCGAGGCGAACTACCGGGCGGCCTGTGAGGCAAAACGCCTCTTCGAGAACTTCACTGAGTACGTCCGGACCACCCAGCGCGGCGTCGGCGACGAACTGACCGCCGGAGCGGCGGACGGGGTCGTCGCCAGCGACGACGACTGA
- a CDS encoding HPP family protein yields the protein MRRTQQRRAWLRESGRVGALLSVLGALVWFSGLPFLFPSLGPTAYLYATRPSAPTSAARRVVGGHAVGVVAGLLAYHAVAGGVVFTAAMTPTTVGTLRLAASGVVAVVLTTAGMIATDTGHAPACATTLIVGLGILSKPMEGAIVLLAVGVLTAEHELLGHLRG from the coding sequence GTGAGACGGACACAGCAGCGCCGCGCCTGGCTCCGGGAGAGCGGGCGGGTCGGCGCCCTGCTGTCGGTGCTGGGCGCGCTCGTCTGGTTCAGCGGCCTCCCCTTTCTCTTCCCGAGTCTCGGCCCGACGGCGTACCTCTATGCCACACGGCCGTCGGCCCCGACCAGCGCGGCCCGGCGCGTGGTCGGCGGCCACGCCGTCGGCGTCGTCGCCGGCCTCCTCGCCTACCACGCCGTCGCCGGTGGCGTCGTCTTCACCGCCGCGATGACACCCACGACAGTGGGGACGCTCCGCCTTGCCGCCAGCGGCGTCGTCGCCGTCGTGCTGACGACGGCCGGGATGATCGCGACCGACACCGGCCACGCCCCGGCCTGTGCCACGACGCTCATCGTGGGCCTGGGCATCCTCTCGAAGCCGATGGAGGGAGCCATCGTCCTGCTAGCGGTCGGTGTGCTCACGGCAGAGCACGAGCTGCTCGGTCACCTCCGCGGCTGA
- a CDS encoding ribbon-helix-helix protein, CopG family produces MDETFLELETVDIELDEALLEALDEKAFKDHRDNRDAAASDLLDEWLKTRATDED; encoded by the coding sequence ATGGACGAGACGTTCCTCGAACTCGAGACGGTCGATATCGAACTCGACGAGGCGCTGCTGGAGGCGCTCGACGAGAAGGCGTTCAAGGACCACCGCGACAACCGCGACGCGGCGGCCAGTGACCTGCTCGACGAGTGGCTCAAGACCCGCGCGACAGACGAGGACTGA
- a CDS encoding cupin domain-containing protein, with translation MERTRLDFDRYFEVVMETDEAQAAEMTVAPGRTVGGPDNYHSESDQWLFVVHGSGLVTVDGDTQRVEAGDLLRIEAGERHGIENDDDEQLETVNFYTPPR, from the coding sequence ATGGAGCGCACGCGCCTCGACTTCGACCGCTACTTCGAGGTCGTCATGGAGACCGACGAGGCACAGGCTGCCGAGATGACCGTGGCCCCCGGACGAACCGTCGGCGGGCCCGACAACTACCACTCCGAGAGCGACCAGTGGCTCTTCGTCGTGCACGGGTCGGGACTCGTCACCGTCGACGGCGACACCCAGCGCGTCGAGGCGGGCGACCTGCTGCGTATCGAGGCCGGCGAGCGCCACGGTATCGAGAACGACGACGACGAGCAACTGGAGACGGTGAACTTCTACACGCCGCCGCGATAG
- a CDS encoding CNNM domain-containing protein, with protein MQSVELAARLVAGLGLILANGFFVAIEFALTRARQYPESEFDEPGLRRAWEMTDALEIYLTSCQVGITASSIAVGIVAEPALAAIFEPYFAGSRLAGIGVGAAIAFIIINLVHLTHGEQTPTYLGVERAKFVCRHGATPLYYFAKLISPLIAIGDRVAKWTLSLFGVEMSGAWLETEEEVIETRGDLRRKLGTVLEEGDLSEERREEVLAALHVGDQQVRDVMVPIADVVALSTTDDDATNARRVAETPHTRYPLFGASTEAFLGIVYVPELVREQGEEPLDGSLLDGVDLESVAAPPMTITADTSVSDAIDRFQAESQELALVMEDGEVLGLVTVTDALEAVVGDIRDPMDEQAGVA; from the coding sequence ATGCAATCGGTGGAACTCGCCGCCAGACTGGTCGCTGGCCTCGGTCTCATCCTCGCGAACGGCTTCTTCGTCGCCATCGAGTTCGCGCTGACACGCGCCAGACAGTACCCCGAATCGGAGTTCGACGAACCGGGCCTGCGCCGGGCCTGGGAGATGACCGACGCCCTCGAGATATACCTGACGAGCTGCCAGGTCGGCATCACCGCCTCCTCCATCGCGGTGGGAATCGTCGCCGAACCGGCGCTCGCTGCCATCTTCGAACCGTACTTCGCCGGGTCCCGCCTCGCGGGTATCGGCGTCGGCGCAGCCATCGCCTTCATCATCATCAACCTCGTCCACCTGACCCACGGCGAGCAGACGCCGACCTACCTCGGCGTCGAGCGCGCGAAGTTCGTCTGCCGGCACGGCGCGACGCCGCTGTACTACTTCGCGAAGCTCATCTCGCCGCTCATCGCCATCGGGGACCGGGTCGCGAAGTGGACGCTGTCGCTGTTCGGCGTCGAGATGTCCGGCGCGTGGCTCGAGACCGAGGAGGAGGTCATCGAGACGCGGGGCGACCTCCGCCGGAAACTGGGCACGGTCCTCGAAGAGGGCGACCTCTCCGAGGAGCGCCGCGAGGAGGTTCTGGCGGCGCTGCACGTCGGCGACCAGCAGGTGCGTGACGTGATGGTTCCCATCGCGGACGTGGTCGCGCTGTCGACGACCGACGACGACGCGACCAACGCCCGGCGGGTCGCCGAGACGCCACACACCCGCTACCCACTGTTCGGTGCGTCGACCGAGGCGTTCCTGGGCATCGTCTACGTCCCCGAACTGGTCCGCGAGCAGGGCGAGGAGCCACTCGACGGGAGCCTGCTGGACGGCGTCGACCTGGAGTCGGTCGCCGCCCCGCCGATGACGATAACCGCCGATACGAGCGTCAGCGACGCCATCGACCGGTTCCAGGCCGAGAGCCAGGAGCTCGCGCTCGTCATGGAGGACGGCGAGGTGCTCGGACTGGTCACGGTGACCGACGCACTCGAAGCGGTCGTCGGTGACATCCGCGACCCGATGGACGAGCAGGCCGGCGTGGCGTAG